The DNA window GCGGCCATCTCGCCCTCCACCTGCTCGAATACCGCGGCGAACAACTCCGTCTTGTCGGCGAAATGGTGGTGCAGACCGCCGATCAGGCTCGACCCGGCGCCCGCACGCCGGATCAACCGGGTTAACCGGTGCCGAGCAGCCGCCGCTTTTGTTCGGTGAATTCGGTCTCCGTCAACGCACCACTTGCGCGCAGTTCGGCGAGCTTGCCTAGCACGTCGGTGATTTCACGCAGCTCGGCGGCGGCTCCGCTGGATGCTTGGCGCGGCGTCTGGCCGCGCTCTTGCAGAACGGCGCCCGCCGGAATCGGGCGGCCGGGCCCATCGCTCCTGCCCGTCGACCGGCGATCCCGGGGATCGGGTGTGCCGCGGCCGGGCAGGGCCATCAACGGCGCACCGCCCAACAGGGGCGTCTGGCCCAGTAGTCCGGGATCCGGACGGCCGGCCTGCACGGTGCCGGCGGCGGGCGACTCGAGCGCGGTGAGGCGCACTTCCGGTGCCGCCGTGGACCAGCCCTGCGGCACCGACATGCCGCCCAGCGAGGACGCGCGGCCCATTCCCGCGGACACCGTCGTCGCCTTACCCGACGGACGCAGCGCTTTCGCCCCCGCAGGCTTCTCCGGCGCGGCCTTCGGCTTCGACCCCAATTCCGTGATCTTGTGTTCGGCGTCGGAGATGAACCCCGCGGCGCCGGAGACCCCGATCAGCCCCACGCCATTTCCCAAAAACCCCGAGCCGAGCGACACCAGGTTGTAGGGATTCATGAAGCTCGAGAAGTCGCTCAGCCCCGAGGCCGCCGTGGACGAAGTCGTGAGGTTTTGCAGCGCGTTTGGGACCGCGGACATCGCATTGCCGGACAGCGCGGATTGCACGCGCCCGGCCGAGGTGCCGGCAGCCTGGGCGACCGCGGCGTTCTGTGCGGGAAAC is part of the Mycobacterium mantenii genome and encodes:
- a CDS encoding PPE family protein, SVP subgroup; this translates as MHFAVLPPEVNSGRMYAGPGSASMLAAAAAWEELANELHATAADIESVISGLTDEPWQGPSAVTAAAAAAAQLAWLNATAEQATQAGAQAKGAATAYESAYAMTVHPSVIAANRSQLTSLVATNLLGQNTPAIAATEVAYGEMWAQDVAAMYGYAGASQAASQLTPFAPPQQTTNQGGFPAQNAAVAQAAGTSAGRVQSALSGNAMSAVPNALQNLTTSSTAASGLSDFSSFMNPYNLVSLGSGFLGNGVGLIGVSGAAGFISDAEHKITELGSKPKAAPEKPAGAKALRPSGKATTVSAGMGRASSLGGMSVPQGWSTAAPEVRLTALESPAAGTVQAGRPDPGLLGQTPLLGGAPLMALPGRGTPDPRDRRSTGRSDGPGRPIPAGAVLQERGQTPRQASSGAAAELREITDVLGKLAELRASGALTETEFTEQKRRLLGTG